One window of the Pelobates fuscus isolate aPelFus1 chromosome 12, aPelFus1.pri, whole genome shotgun sequence genome contains the following:
- the TRPT1 gene encoding tRNA 2'-phosphotransferase 1, which produces MEIPGSSNRKRGPRGKTQDPNVHLSKLLSYALRHGADSLGLPMGSDGFVPLSALLVLPQFRSYSQTDIERVVGSNNKQRFTLRHSEHSGVIEIRANQGHTLKVEVELTALGDELPEQAIHGTYLRHWPSILQCGLARMKRTHIHLSTELPGEGKTVISGMRNDCEVAIFIDLSKAIADGIRFYWSSNHVLLTPGDAEGLLLPKYFLKVLQLRPQRKLLPLK; this is translated from the exons ATGGAGATACCAGGATCTAGTAACAGGAAGAGAGGACCCCGAGGGAAAACACAG GATCCTAATGTGCACTTGTCCAAGCTCCTGTCATATGCTTTGCGTCATGGAGCGGATAGTCTGGGTCTGCCCATGGGATCAG ATGGCTTTGTGCCACTTTCAGCTCTTCTCGTCCTTCCTCAGTTTCGCTCTTATTCCCAAACCGACATTGAGCGAGTAGTGGGCTCTAATAACAAACAGCGGTTCACTTTACGACATTCCGAGCATTCTGGTGTCATTGAGATCCGAGCCAATCAAGGGCACACTTTGAAG GTAGAAGTTGAACTTACTGCACTGGGGGATGAGCTTCCTGAACAGGCTATTCATGGAACTTACCTCCGTCACTGGCCTTCGATACTTCAATGCGGTCTAGCTCGTATGAAGAGAACACATATCCACCTCTCTACCGAGCTCCCCGGAGAGGGCAAAACAGTTATCAGTG gCATGCGGAATGACTGCGAGGTGGCCATATTTATAGACCTTTCGAAAGCAATAGCAG ATGGAATCAGGTTCTACTGGTCTTCTAACCATGTTCTCCTAACACCAGGAGATGCAGAGGGCTTGCTTCTCCCAAAATACTTCCTAAAAGTCCTGCAGCTCAGACCTCAAA